The proteins below come from a single Candidatus Flexicrinis affinis genomic window:
- a CDS encoding response regulator, whose translation MEEVAGRVLVVDDNRTNRLMLSANLSKQGHDVATAEDGRVALEMLSTGEFDLVLLDIMMPGMNGYQVLESMKADADLRNIPVIVISALDELDAAVRCIEMGAEDFLTKPFNAVFLKARLESCVRRKRLRDLEQAYLHQEMMLRQSEKLATLGRLSAGMAHELNNPAAAVQSGSKQIRQQFEKNLRLGQRLRLDAGTLGGLVNAVMTAVATPQVLDSLTRSDYEQELADWLEGNGIENAWELAPDVTAMGLRVADGQRILEQVGPDALADTLAWMAGSYAILSVSKEVQEAAQRMSELVKALKTYTYMDRAPVQNVNIHEGLENTLVMMRSRLGHGIQINRDYDESIPVVEAFSSELNQVWTNLVDNAAAAMNGHGQLSIRTRLAHDRVVVEICDTGPGIPPDIQPKIFDPFFTTKPIGEGTGLGLNISYNIIVQKHKGEITVDSEPGRTCFTVSIPLRLSQS comes from the coding sequence ATGGAAGAGGTCGCCGGGCGGGTGCTCGTGGTCGATGACAACCGCACCAACCGTCTGATGCTGTCGGCCAACCTGTCCAAACAGGGCCACGACGTGGCAACGGCTGAAGATGGACGGGTGGCACTCGAAATGCTGTCCACCGGCGAGTTCGATCTGGTACTGCTCGACATCATGATGCCGGGAATGAACGGCTACCAAGTCCTCGAATCCATGAAAGCCGATGCGGACTTGCGAAACATCCCGGTGATCGTCATCTCCGCGCTGGACGAGCTCGACGCCGCGGTACGCTGCATCGAGATGGGCGCGGAGGACTTCCTCACGAAACCGTTCAATGCCGTGTTTCTCAAGGCGCGCCTCGAGTCGTGCGTGCGCCGGAAAAGGCTTCGAGACTTAGAACAGGCATACCTGCATCAGGAAATGATGCTTCGCCAAAGCGAGAAGCTGGCCACGCTGGGCCGGTTGAGCGCCGGTATGGCCCACGAACTGAACAATCCTGCTGCGGCCGTGCAAAGCGGGAGCAAGCAAATCCGCCAGCAGTTCGAAAAGAACCTTCGGCTTGGCCAGCGTCTCCGTCTGGACGCCGGCACGCTCGGCGGACTGGTCAATGCCGTGATGACGGCGGTCGCGACTCCGCAAGTGCTGGACTCGCTAACCCGGAGCGACTACGAACAAGAGCTTGCCGACTGGCTCGAGGGAAACGGCATCGAAAACGCATGGGAACTCGCCCCGGACGTCACGGCGATGGGACTGCGCGTCGCAGATGGCCAGCGCATTCTCGAACAGGTCGGGCCGGACGCGCTTGCCGATACGTTGGCGTGGATGGCCGGAAGCTACGCGATTCTGTCGGTGTCCAAGGAAGTGCAAGAGGCCGCACAGCGCATGTCCGAACTGGTCAAGGCGCTCAAGACCTACACCTACATGGATCGCGCGCCAGTACAGAACGTCAACATTCACGAGGGACTCGAAAACACACTGGTGATGATGCGCAGCAGGCTCGGCCACGGCATACAGATCAACCGCGATTACGACGAGTCTATTCCGGTTGTCGAGGCATTCAGCAGTGAATTGAATCAGGTGTGGACAAATCTGGTCGACAACGCCGCAGCGGCGATGAACGGTCACGGCCAACTCTCGATTCGTACTCGCCTGGCGCACGATCGGGTGGTCGTGGAGATTTGCGACACCGGCCCCGGCATTCCGCCCGACATTCAGCCAAAAATCTTCGATCCATTCTTTACGACAAAGCCGATCGGCG
- a CDS encoding GAF domain-containing protein, with translation MTVPESPHIQAARFGVLSEIVLLIAGSGDLHSLYGDLINKIKWVLDFDRCLLALTNDNGTAFTYRSLLELSGTHVPTSTAEYPVGIGIVGAAIHAKQIRTIPDVSALQPQPLEASDTAVLTDDVGSLLTLPLAAYGRVLGALIFAAKKKDAFSRADVKIATSIAAHLALAIDRALQVERLQAANKELERLASFPELNPGPVLEFDDAGAITYINPAGKTLLPDYQTDPIKYPLLRGIPEVIEALHARPDRTIQRELLSGDSWYQQVFQPIPTSSSIRCYCADITERKMSEAANDKQREYLAALHDTTVGLISRLDLTDVLQAIVSRASQLLGTRHAFMYLLNDAGDVLEKRIGTGEFDTEVGTRLKVGEGLSGKVVETGQTTIIEDYRTWTNRPSFYGPGMPIKTMIAAPLKSNELTIGAIGLGFDPDREAAIGEQETNLVNRFAELASVALDNARLFTMTQTQAHKLELLNEMGKQLSLADCSNAIFDVVKEYVPQIIPADRVSIALLTEDGEHVEVTALRGPDSEYPVGDRLPLSGTRIGIVVREKRVLMTQDIDDSELLDARAMAKQGLRALLTAPLIYSDRVIGTLNVGSRQRAVYSPSDESLLTQMASLVAITIQNTRLYADAQDARLAAEAANEAKSAFLATMSHEIRTPMNGIIGMTSLLLDTSMTAQQREFAETIRSSGESLLTIINDILDFSKIEADKLELEHEPFELRTCMESAVDLLAARATEKGLDLAYLIDPKTPVTLFGDETRLRQILINLLSNAVKFTESGEVVLTVDARRVPGIASASADTGPPYELHFRVRDTGIGIPAEQMHRLFRSFSQVDASTTRRYGGTGLGLAISKRLCEMMGGTMWAESDGVAGRGATFHFTITTESNDQQVRSARQQTQHDFSGKRLLIVDDNETNRLILTTQADSWGMTYLACGSPQQALTWLREGEPFDIAILDMQMPDMDGLALAKEIRSMPDRTDLPLVMLTSLGRRSVEEAKDFAAFLTKPLKPSQVFNVLADILDGGESHAKSVQAESPPAASGFDESMASRLPLTILLAEDNPTNQKLAYHLLGRLGYRAELANNGIAAVEAYGQTPFQVILMDVQMPEMDGLAATRVLRTDHSQSQLPYIIAMTANAMEGDREMCIAAGMNDYVSKPIRVQALVEALERAAAFVHASSAETGGSTA, from the coding sequence ATGACGGTGCCCGAATCACCCCATATCCAGGCGGCGCGGTTCGGCGTCTTGTCTGAGATCGTGCTGCTCATCGCCGGCAGCGGTGACCTGCATTCGCTGTATGGCGACCTGATCAACAAGATCAAATGGGTGCTCGATTTCGACCGATGCTTGCTGGCGCTCACCAACGACAATGGTACGGCATTTACCTATCGATCGCTGCTTGAACTCAGCGGCACACACGTGCCCACGTCCACCGCCGAGTATCCAGTCGGTATCGGCATCGTTGGCGCCGCGATCCATGCCAAGCAGATTCGCACGATCCCCGACGTGAGCGCACTACAGCCGCAGCCGTTGGAGGCCAGCGACACGGCGGTGCTCACGGATGACGTGGGATCGCTGCTCACGCTCCCGCTGGCGGCTTACGGGCGCGTGCTGGGCGCGCTGATCTTCGCTGCCAAGAAGAAGGACGCGTTCTCGCGCGCAGACGTCAAGATCGCGACGTCCATTGCGGCCCATCTGGCGCTCGCAATTGATCGGGCACTGCAAGTCGAACGGCTTCAGGCCGCCAATAAGGAACTGGAACGCCTCGCATCGTTTCCCGAACTCAACCCCGGACCTGTGCTGGAATTCGATGACGCCGGTGCGATCACCTACATCAACCCTGCTGGCAAGACGCTGCTGCCGGATTATCAGACCGACCCGATCAAGTACCCGCTGCTGCGCGGCATCCCCGAAGTAATCGAAGCGCTGCATGCGCGGCCTGACCGCACGATCCAGCGCGAACTGCTGTCAGGCGATAGTTGGTATCAGCAGGTTTTTCAACCCATCCCGACCAGTTCTTCGATTCGCTGTTACTGCGCGGACATCACCGAGCGCAAGATGAGCGAAGCGGCCAACGACAAGCAGCGCGAATATCTTGCCGCCTTGCACGACACCACCGTCGGCCTTATCAGCCGCCTTGACCTGACAGACGTACTGCAGGCCATCGTCAGCCGCGCATCGCAGCTTTTAGGCACCCGGCACGCATTCATGTACCTGCTCAATGATGCGGGCGATGTGCTGGAGAAGCGAATCGGCACCGGTGAATTCGACACCGAAGTGGGCACGCGGCTCAAGGTCGGCGAGGGATTGTCGGGAAAGGTGGTCGAAACCGGGCAGACGACCATCATCGAGGATTACCGTACGTGGACCAACCGCCCGTCGTTCTACGGTCCCGGCATGCCGATTAAGACCATGATCGCCGCGCCGCTCAAGTCGAACGAGCTGACCATTGGGGCGATCGGGCTGGGCTTCGACCCGGATCGCGAGGCCGCAATCGGCGAACAGGAAACCAACTTGGTCAACCGCTTCGCCGAGCTGGCATCGGTCGCGCTGGACAACGCGCGCCTGTTTACGATGACGCAAACGCAGGCGCACAAGCTCGAATTGCTCAACGAGATGGGCAAGCAGCTCAGTTTAGCGGACTGCAGCAACGCCATCTTCGATGTCGTCAAGGAATATGTTCCGCAGATCATCCCGGCCGACCGTGTCAGCATCGCGCTGCTGACCGAGGACGGTGAGCACGTCGAAGTCACGGCCTTGCGCGGCCCGGATTCAGAGTATCCTGTCGGCGATCGCCTGCCGCTGTCGGGGACGCGTATCGGCATCGTCGTTCGCGAAAAACGTGTGCTGATGACTCAGGACATCGACGACAGCGAGCTGCTCGACGCCCGCGCGATGGCGAAGCAAGGCCTGCGCGCGCTGCTGACGGCCCCCCTCATTTACTCCGACCGCGTGATCGGAACGCTCAACGTCGGCAGCAGGCAGCGCGCGGTATACAGCCCGAGCGATGAAAGCCTCCTCACTCAGATGGCGTCGCTGGTGGCGATCACGATTCAAAACACGCGGCTGTATGCCGATGCGCAGGACGCGCGGCTCGCCGCTGAAGCAGCGAACGAGGCCAAGAGCGCCTTCCTCGCGACGATGAGCCACGAAATCCGGACGCCGATGAACGGGATTATCGGCATGACCAGTTTGCTGCTCGACACGTCGATGACGGCGCAGCAGCGCGAATTTGCCGAGACTATTCGATCGAGCGGCGAATCGCTGCTGACCATCATCAACGACATCCTCGATTTCTCGAAGATCGAGGCCGACAAGCTCGAACTAGAGCACGAACCGTTCGAACTGCGAACCTGCATGGAAAGCGCCGTCGACTTGTTGGCGGCGCGCGCCACCGAAAAAGGCCTCGATCTCGCCTACCTGATCGACCCCAAGACGCCCGTGACGTTGTTTGGCGACGAGACGCGGCTGCGCCAGATCCTCATCAACCTGCTCAGCAATGCGGTGAAGTTCACCGAGTCGGGCGAGGTCGTGCTCACGGTCGACGCGCGGCGTGTACCCGGAATCGCCAGTGCGTCGGCTGACACTGGACCCCCGTACGAGCTGCACTTCAGGGTGCGCGACACGGGGATCGGCATACCCGCGGAACAGATGCACCGGCTGTTCCGGTCATTCAGTCAGGTGGACGCGTCGACGACCCGGCGCTACGGCGGCACCGGGCTTGGCCTTGCCATCAGCAAGCGCCTGTGCGAGATGATGGGCGGCACGATGTGGGCGGAAAGCGACGGCGTGGCCGGACGCGGTGCGACCTTCCATTTCACGATAACGACCGAGAGTAACGACCAACAGGTCCGAAGCGCGCGTCAGCAGACCCAGCACGACTTCTCCGGCAAGCGCCTGTTGATCGTGGACGATAACGAGACGAACCGGCTCATCCTCACGACTCAGGCGGATTCCTGGGGCATGACATATCTCGCATGCGGCTCCCCGCAGCAGGCGCTGACGTGGCTGCGGGAGGGCGAGCCGTTCGACATCGCCATTCTCGATATGCAGATGCCTGATATGGACGGGCTTGCGCTGGCGAAAGAGATTCGCAGTATGCCAGACCGCACCGACCTCCCCTTGGTGATGCTGACATCGCTGGGTCGACGGAGCGTCGAGGAGGCGAAGGACTTCGCCGCGTTCCTGACCAAACCGCTCAAGCCATCACAGGTGTTTAACGTCCTCGCCGACATTCTGGACGGCGGCGAGTCACACGCCAAGAGCGTGCAGGCCGAATCGCCGCCGGCGGCATCCGGGTTTGACGAGTCGATGGCAAGCCGCCTGCCGCTGACCATCCTGCTGGCGGAAGACAACCCGACCAATCAGAAACTGGCCTATCACTTGCTGGGCCGCTTAGGGTATCGCGCCGAATTGGCCAATAACGGGATAGCTGCGGTGGAAGCGTACGGCCAGACTCCGTTTCAGGTGATCCTGATGGACGTCCAGATGCCCGAGATGGACGGCCTTGCCGCGACCCGCGTGCTGCGCACCGACCATTCGCAATCTCAACTGCCTTACATCATCGCGATGACGGCCAATGCGATGGAAGGCGATCGCGAAATGTGCATCGCCGCCGGAATGAACGACTATGTCAGCAAGCCGATCCGGGTGCAGGCGCTGGTCGAAGCCCTCGAGCGCGCCGCCGCTTTTGTGCATGCGAGTTCGGCGGAAACAGGAGGCAGCACGGCATGA
- a CDS encoding Hpt domain-containing protein: MSNEAVQLDSNALANLREMVGGDDAILSEIVTTFLSDAPRMLAALHSGIDAGNPDQVRLNAHSLKGNAGDFGALHMAKLCLQLEMMGKTGDLNGAHSLAAQIAREYQGVAQALEDLLASLE; this comes from the coding sequence ATGAGCAATGAAGCGGTCCAGCTCGACTCGAATGCGCTGGCGAATCTGCGCGAAATGGTGGGCGGCGACGACGCCATCCTTTCGGAAATCGTCACGACGTTCCTCTCCGATGCCCCGCGCATGTTGGCTGCGCTGCACAGCGGAATCGACGCCGGCAACCCCGATCAGGTCCGCTTGAACGCCCACAGCTTGAAGGGCAACGCCGGCGACTTCGGCGCGCTGCACATGGCGAAACTTTGCCTGCAATTGGAGATGATGGGCAAGACCGGCGATCTAAACGGCGCACACAGTTTGGCCGCGCAGATCGCCCGCGAATATCAGGGCGTGGCGCAAGCTCTCGAAGACCTGCTCGCGTCGCTGGAGTGA